From the Nerophis ophidion isolate RoL-2023_Sa linkage group LG18, RoL_Noph_v1.0, whole genome shotgun sequence genome, one window contains:
- the LOC133537410 gene encoding geminin coiled-coil domain-containing protein 1-like — METLTSVWAPGDPCDLIEAPHIWEACVFDRAPPAGVSWSEQLSHHLQRNNQLQDTLLQREEQLSRLQEENNKLREFLNLSLVRNVRQECKLDRKLKRNLASDERASFQNVGFPSSPQASKRVCRNLTAEFCSESPASSEPALDLWVLRTLGLKDRDTIDVCQQVLEVTPPPSSRPAESGPEGPLSRADRTRRDPSPPAHMSAQFSQPPHFCSSAQQLHSTPWSPLTPRDTPVSLRHVSPLPSPVLGRSGGGPSCQSDLAFSMALSPSSSVKTHSFPQGQAFVRKDPVGRWNFTWVPALASHNALG, encoded by the exons ATGGAAACCCTGACCTCCGTTTGGGCCCCCGGCGACCCCTGTGACCTCATCGAGGCGCCGCACATTTGGG AGGCCTGTGTGTTCGACAGGGCTCCCCCTGCTGGCGTCAGTTGGTCAGAGCAGCTCTCTCATCACCTGCAGAGGAACAATCAG CTGCAGGACACGCTGCTGCAGCGCGAGGAGCAGCTGAGTCGCCTCCAGGAGGAGAACAACAAACTCAGAGAGTTCCTCAACTTGTCCTTGGTCAGGAACGTGCGACAGGAATGCAAA TTGGACAGGAAGCTGAAGAGGAACCTGGCGTCCGACGAGCGCGCCTCCTTCCAGAACGTCGGTTTTCCGTCGTCCCCTCAGGCCAGCAAACGTGTCTGCAGGAACCTCACCGCCGAGTTCTGCTCAGAGTCGCCGGCCTCGTCGGAGCCGGCTTTGGACCTGTGGGTTCTGAGGACGCTGGGCCTGAAGGACAGGGACACCATCGACGTGTGCCAGCAGGTTTTAGAAGTCACACCGCCGCCATCTTCTCGTCCTGCTGAGAGCGGCCCAGAAGGTCCACTAAGTCGTGCCGACCGGACTCGGCGGGACCCCAGCCCCCCGGCACATATGTCCGCACAGTTCAGCCAGCCACCACATTTCTGCTCCTCCGCTCAGCAGCTCCACTCCACCCCCTGGTCCCCTCTGACCCCCAGAGACACCCCAGTCAGTCTGCGTCACGTGTCCCCCCTCCCAAGTCCAGTTCTCGGCCGGTCGGGAGGCGGTCCCTCATGCCAATCGGACTTGGCCTTCAGCATGGCCCTCAGTCCCTCCAGCAGCGTCAAGACCCACAGCTTCCCTCAGGGACAAGCCTTCGTCAGGAAAGACCCTGTGGGACGCTGGAACTTCACCTGGGTGCCCGCGCTGGCATCCCACAATGCACTTGGGTGA